From a single Vibrio tubiashii genomic region:
- the arsJ gene encoding organoarsenical effux MFS transporter ArsJ — protein MFSNLSKSVRQYMLVTFNYWNFTITDGALRMLVVLYFYDLGYSSLEIASLFLFYEFFGVVTNLIGGWLGARLGLNKTMNLGLGMQIVALTMLAVPHAWLTIPWVMAAQALSGIAKDLNKMSAKSSIKTLVPDEQQGALYKWIAILTGSKNALKGAGFFVGGFLLSTIGFKYAVLTMAGVLTLVFIGSVLSLEADLGKAKSKPKFKQIFSKSESINILSAARMFLFGARDVWFVIALPIYLGSVFGWDHSWVGGFLAVWTIAYGFVQGIAPKITGKAQGKVPDGHAAMLWAGGLAIVTAGIAYAVQVGWQPQLVIVGGLMVFGAIFAVNSSLHSYLIVSYAKGDGVSLDVGFYYMANAMGRLIGTILSGFVFQMAGLAACLWVSFAFLALTTVISIKLPKIKQIATA, from the coding sequence ATGTTCTCTAATCTCAGCAAAAGTGTCCGTCAGTACATGCTGGTGACGTTCAATTACTGGAACTTCACTATTACTGACGGTGCTCTGCGTATGCTGGTGGTGCTGTATTTCTATGACTTAGGTTATAGCTCGCTAGAGATCGCTTCACTGTTCCTTTTCTATGAATTTTTTGGTGTCGTGACCAATTTGATTGGTGGCTGGCTTGGCGCAAGGTTGGGTCTCAATAAGACCATGAACCTCGGTTTAGGAATGCAGATCGTGGCGTTGACTATGTTAGCAGTGCCACATGCTTGGCTGACTATACCTTGGGTCATGGCAGCTCAAGCTTTGTCTGGTATCGCTAAAGATCTCAACAAGATGAGTGCCAAGAGCTCAATCAAAACCTTAGTTCCGGATGAGCAGCAGGGAGCGTTGTACAAATGGATAGCGATCTTAACGGGCTCTAAGAATGCTCTTAAAGGTGCAGGCTTCTTTGTCGGTGGTTTTCTGCTTTCCACCATTGGATTCAAATATGCAGTGTTGACTATGGCTGGGGTGCTGACGTTAGTGTTTATCGGCAGCGTGTTGAGCTTAGAAGCTGATTTAGGTAAAGCGAAAAGCAAACCTAAGTTTAAGCAGATATTCTCCAAATCGGAGTCGATCAATATCCTTTCCGCTGCACGAATGTTCCTATTTGGTGCTCGTGATGTGTGGTTTGTGATTGCTCTGCCTATCTACCTTGGCAGTGTATTTGGTTGGGATCACTCATGGGTAGGTGGTTTCCTTGCTGTTTGGACGATTGCCTACGGTTTTGTCCAAGGTATCGCCCCTAAGATCACGGGTAAGGCTCAAGGTAAAGTGCCGGATGGCCATGCTGCTATGTTGTGGGCGGGTGGGCTTGCTATCGTCACGGCGGGTATCGCCTATGCTGTACAAGTTGGTTGGCAGCCACAATTGGTGATTGTTGGAGGCTTGATGGTTTTCGGTGCTATTTTTGCCGTCAATTCTTCACTGCACTCTTATCTGATCGTCAGCTATGCAAAAGGCGATGGTGTGTCACTCGATGTCGGTTTCTACTATATGGCTAATGCGATGGGGCGTTTGATTGGTACTATCCTTTCAGGGTTTGTGTTCCAGATGGCCGGTTTAGCTGCGTGCTTGTGGGTCTCTTTTGCTTTCCTTGCTTTGACGACCGTCATTTCGATTAAGCTACCTAAGATTAAACAAATCGCAACAGCGTAG
- the rhtB gene encoding homoserine/homoserine lactone efflux protein has product MDMHVWLAYVVTAIVFSLAPGSGTVNSISNGLSYGTRRSLAAIAGLQIGLTIHIMLVGAGIGALVAQSAFAFSVIKWVGAVYLVWLGIQKWRDHSSLAATEATQHLSSMSLMRKAVLINLTNPKSIVFLVALFPQFLDPAKDQLTQLLVLGVTTVIIDAFVMLGYTSLAAQMGRFIRSDKIMSRINKVFGSMFMGCGALLAAAKA; this is encoded by the coding sequence ATGGATATGCATGTTTGGCTTGCTTATGTAGTCACAGCGATTGTTTTTAGCTTAGCTCCGGGGTCTGGTACGGTGAACTCAATCAGTAATGGCTTGAGTTATGGTACGCGACGTTCGTTGGCAGCGATTGCCGGTCTACAGATAGGTCTGACTATCCATATTATGCTCGTTGGCGCGGGTATTGGCGCTCTGGTTGCTCAGTCTGCATTCGCCTTTAGTGTGATTAAGTGGGTGGGTGCCGTTTACTTAGTATGGCTTGGTATTCAGAAGTGGCGCGATCACTCTAGCTTAGCAGCCACGGAAGCGACTCAGCACCTATCGAGCATGAGTTTGATGCGTAAAGCGGTACTGATTAATCTGACCAACCCTAAATCGATTGTGTTTTTGGTCGCGCTGTTCCCTCAGTTTCTGGACCCAGCAAAAGATCAGTTAACTCAGCTTCTCGTGCTTGGAGTGACTACCGTGATCATTGATGCGTTTGTTATGTTGGGTTACACCAGTCTCGCAGCGCAGATGGGACGTTTTATTCGTTCAGATAAGATTATGTCGCGTATCAACAAAGTTTTTGGCTCTATGTTTATGGGTTGTGGTGCTCTATTGGCAGCAGCGAAGGCGTAA
- a CDS encoding metalloregulator ArsR/SmtB family transcription factor — protein sequence MLPHQFFKLLSDETRVRCLMLIMREECLCVGELTEALQESQPKISRHLAQLRSNGILVDVRQGQWVFYRLAADLPGWMKKLIDDLVASNCLKTEYQQDIERLHAIQARPVCCQ from the coding sequence ATGTTACCTCACCAGTTCTTTAAGTTGTTGTCTGATGAAACCCGAGTTCGTTGCTTGATGTTGATTATGCGCGAAGAGTGTTTGTGTGTAGGTGAATTGACCGAAGCGCTACAAGAGAGCCAACCGAAAATTTCTCGTCATCTGGCTCAGCTACGCTCAAATGGCATTTTGGTTGATGTCCGTCAGGGGCAATGGGTGTTCTACCGTTTAGCTGCTGATTTACCGGGATGGATGAAAAAATTGATTGATGATCTTGTTGCTTCTAACTGCCTTAAAACAGAGTACCAACAAGATATTGAACGACTTCATGCAATTCAGGCTCGACCTGTTTGCTGTCAGTAA
- a CDS encoding EVE domain-containing protein has product MAYWLFKTEPDTFSIDTLRTQNTSCWEGVRNYQARNMMRDQVKLGDLVLIYHSSCKKVGVAGIAKVVKESYPDHFSFDPESDYYDPKSTPDNPRWFMVDIEFVRKTDRLIPLSVMKAMPELENMPLVKRGNRLSIMPVTEQEWAAILGKEKLPSQR; this is encoded by the coding sequence ATGGCATATTGGCTATTCAAAACTGAACCAGACACCTTTTCTATTGACACACTCCGAACACAAAATACCTCATGCTGGGAAGGAGTACGTAATTATCAGGCACGTAACATGATGCGTGATCAGGTCAAACTCGGTGACTTGGTGCTGATCTATCACTCATCTTGTAAGAAGGTAGGAGTGGCAGGGATTGCGAAAGTGGTCAAGGAGTCATACCCCGACCATTTCTCATTTGATCCTGAAAGTGACTATTACGACCCGAAATCAACGCCGGATAACCCGCGCTGGTTTATGGTTGATATCGAATTTGTGCGTAAGACAGATCGTTTGATCCCATTATCCGTGATGAAAGCGATGCCAGAACTAGAAAATATGCCGTTGGTGAAAAGAGGTAATAGGCTGTCCATCATGCCAGTCACTGAGCAAGAATGGGCTGCTATTTTAGGTAAAGAGAAGCTACCTAGCCAAAGATAA
- a CDS encoding EAL and HDOD domain-containing protein produces the protein MRDTYVARQPILNAKRQTLGYELLFRDGENNAYPAHVESNRATYRLIVENFLSIGTNPALATSRCFINFPHSSLVRLLPLSLPKEQIVVEVLETCTPNDELFAAIKQIHANGYLIALDDFVYKPEWERFLPYVQIVKIDIMATGLEESCALVKERLAKGVKRKFLAERVETEEEFIATRSAGFSFFQGYFFSKPQIVRQRYVSPQHAIAMELFKEVCQPEVDFEKVERIVARDVALSYKLLRFVNTMSNRIEVPISSFRQALVYLGQDKLKIFVSLAVASFVSANKPKEIYTLCLQRAQFFLLMANDNPFNQFREQAFLIGLLSLLDSMLDMSLKDLVEQLPLAAAIKVALLERQGPFGDLLRLEECYESADWQGMEAACDQLNLSLNEVMPRISQAQRWSQDLNTIV, from the coding sequence ATGAGAGACACCTATGTGGCTCGCCAACCTATACTTAATGCCAAGCGGCAAACCTTAGGGTATGAGTTGCTTTTTCGCGACGGTGAGAACAACGCATACCCTGCACATGTTGAATCCAATCGGGCGACATACCGCCTGATTGTTGAGAACTTTCTTTCCATAGGCACCAATCCAGCCTTGGCGACCTCACGCTGTTTTATCAACTTTCCTCACTCTAGCTTAGTGCGCCTGTTACCTCTCTCTTTGCCTAAAGAACAAATCGTCGTTGAAGTGTTGGAAACCTGCACACCAAATGACGAGTTGTTTGCAGCAATCAAGCAGATCCACGCTAATGGCTACTTAATTGCATTGGATGATTTTGTTTATAAGCCAGAGTGGGAACGATTTCTGCCCTATGTGCAAATAGTCAAAATCGATATTATGGCGACGGGGCTGGAAGAGTCTTGTGCTTTGGTTAAGGAACGTTTAGCCAAGGGAGTAAAGCGTAAGTTTCTCGCAGAGCGAGTCGAAACTGAGGAAGAGTTTATTGCCACGCGCTCAGCGGGGTTTAGTTTTTTTCAGGGCTATTTTTTTAGCAAGCCACAAATCGTCCGTCAACGCTACGTCAGCCCTCAACACGCCATCGCGATGGAGTTGTTTAAAGAGGTGTGTCAGCCGGAAGTGGATTTTGAAAAGGTTGAGCGAATTGTCGCTCGTGATGTTGCGCTGTCGTACAAGCTACTGCGTTTCGTTAATACCATGTCGAATCGCATTGAAGTGCCTATCTCTTCTTTCCGTCAGGCCTTGGTATACCTTGGTCAAGATAAGCTTAAAATCTTCGTCTCTTTAGCGGTGGCCTCGTTCGTTTCCGCCAACAAGCCGAAAGAAATCTATACTTTATGTCTGCAGCGAGCCCAGTTTTTCTTGCTGATGGCCAATGACAATCCTTTCAACCAATTCCGCGAACAAGCCTTCCTGATTGGATTGCTGTCTCTGCTGGATTCTATGTTGGATATGTCCCTTAAAGACTTAGTGGAGCAACTCCCTTTAGCGGCGGCAATCAAGGTCGCTTTGTTAGAGAGGCAAGGTCCTTTTGGCGACCTTCTCAGATTGGAAGAGTGCTACGAAAGCGCAGACTGGCAGGGGATGGAAGCCGCGTGTGATCAGTTGAATCTATCACTCAATGAAGTTATGCCGCGTATCTCTCAGGCTCAGCGCTGGAGCCAAGATCTCAACACCATCGTTTAG
- a CDS encoding cyclin-dependent kinase inhibitor 3 family protein, with protein sequence MTHPTWQLDVENGALVLTPCPGTKGVELEASLAQLKEQGVEAIVTALDDAELASKDVSELGAKAQQLGMQWFQIEIEDDCAPGAEFAAKWQAASPELHKILDNGGKVAMHCMGGSGRTGLFAAHLLLEKHWKLEDIVREVQALRPGAFTKPVQVEYITAVAAK encoded by the coding sequence ATGACACATCCAACCTGGCAACTCGATGTTGAAAATGGTGCGTTAGTACTTACTCCTTGTCCTGGCACTAAAGGCGTTGAACTAGAGGCTTCTCTTGCGCAGTTAAAAGAGCAAGGCGTAGAAGCGATTGTAACCGCTTTAGACGATGCAGAGCTTGCAAGTAAAGATGTCTCTGAGCTTGGGGCTAAAGCGCAGCAACTTGGTATGCAGTGGTTCCAAATTGAGATTGAAGATGATTGCGCTCCAGGTGCTGAGTTTGCCGCTAAGTGGCAAGCCGCTAGCCCGGAGCTACACAAAATCCTTGATAACGGCGGTAAAGTAGCCATGCACTGTATGGGCGGCTCAGGTCGTACGGGGCTTTTTGCGGCTCACCTATTGCTAGAGAAGCACTGGAAATTGGAAGATATTGTGCGTGAAGTTCAAGCGCTGCGCCCAGGTGCCTTTACTAAACCAGTCCAAGTTGAGTACATCACCGCAGTAGCGGCCAAATAG
- a CDS encoding tRNA-uridine aminocarboxypropyltransferase, with protein sequence MSQAKSTEGNCCPQCKLQHQCVCHYLPSIKTRFHLALLTHENEINRETNTGQWLVKSLSATSVHIWQRTQPCDKLMTLIQSEDYQAYLLFPDDGSIPVSQAIGETAASEKRPLFIILDGTWQEAKKMLRKSPWLRQLPLVHINPTQASRYQLRRNQEQGHLCTLEVGCEVLKQAEQVQQAEQLLQFFDRYMLAFKADKSGHVFKD encoded by the coding sequence GTGAGCCAAGCTAAATCAACTGAGGGCAATTGCTGCCCTCAGTGCAAGTTGCAGCATCAGTGCGTATGCCACTACCTACCAAGCATCAAGACTCGCTTCCACCTTGCACTGTTAACTCATGAAAATGAAATTAACCGCGAGACCAATACTGGCCAGTGGTTAGTGAAAAGCCTGTCCGCGACCAGCGTGCATATTTGGCAACGCACTCAGCCTTGTGACAAGTTAATGACCTTAATACAAAGTGAGGACTATCAAGCCTACTTGCTGTTTCCTGATGACGGAAGTATTCCAGTGTCGCAGGCAATAGGTGAGACAGCTGCGAGCGAGAAACGACCTTTGTTTATCATCCTTGACGGGACATGGCAGGAAGCGAAAAAGATGCTGCGTAAGAGCCCGTGGCTCAGGCAGCTACCTTTAGTGCATATTAACCCGACTCAAGCGTCACGTTATCAATTACGTCGCAACCAAGAGCAAGGTCATTTATGTACGTTAGAAGTTGGCTGCGAAGTGCTAAAGCAAGCTGAGCAAGTACAACAAGCAGAGCAACTCTTGCAGTTTTTTGACCGCTATATGCTGGCTTTCAAGGCCGACAAAAGCGGTCACGTTTTTAAAGACTAA
- a CDS encoding ArsJ-associated glyceraldehyde-3-phosphate dehydrogenase, whose translation MAIKVGINGFGRIGRLALRAAFDWQELEFVQINDVAGDAATLAHLLEFDSVQGRWHHEVKAEGNQILINGQVINTTQEKDIDAIDWSGCDVVIEATGVHRKTSFLNKYLAQGVKRVVVSAPVKEQGIANIVVGVNDEIFDPAVHQIVTAASCTTNCIAPVVKVINEKLGIENASFTTIHDLTNTQTILDAPHKDPRRARACGMSLIPTTTGSAKAIVEIFPELENRINGHAVRVPLANASLTDIIFEVKQDTTAEEVNALLKEASQGELKGILGFEERPLVSIDYKGDQRSTIVDALSTMLVGKRMVKIYAWYDNEMGYATRTAELVRTVGLA comes from the coding sequence ATGGCAATTAAAGTAGGTATTAACGGTTTCGGTCGCATCGGACGTTTAGCGCTTCGCGCGGCTTTTGATTGGCAAGAGCTAGAGTTTGTCCAGATTAATGACGTAGCGGGTGATGCTGCGACGCTCGCGCACCTGTTAGAGTTCGACTCAGTCCAAGGTCGCTGGCACCATGAAGTGAAAGCCGAAGGCAACCAAATCTTAATCAATGGTCAGGTTATCAATACTACGCAAGAGAAAGATATCGATGCGATTGACTGGTCTGGCTGTGACGTAGTGATTGAAGCGACAGGTGTGCATCGTAAAACTTCATTCCTAAACAAGTACCTAGCTCAAGGTGTTAAGCGTGTTGTCGTATCGGCACCCGTCAAAGAACAAGGCATTGCGAATATTGTCGTTGGCGTAAATGACGAGATATTCGACCCAGCGGTACACCAGATTGTTACTGCTGCCTCTTGTACCACTAACTGTATCGCTCCGGTGGTTAAAGTCATCAATGAGAAGCTAGGTATTGAGAACGCTTCGTTCACTACCATTCATGATTTAACTAACACACAAACCATTCTTGATGCGCCGCATAAAGATCCGCGTCGTGCGCGTGCTTGCGGTATGAGCTTAATTCCAACCACGACGGGCAGTGCGAAAGCGATTGTTGAGATTTTCCCAGAACTCGAAAATCGTATTAACGGCCATGCTGTACGTGTACCTCTGGCGAACGCTTCTCTTACCGACATCATCTTTGAAGTGAAGCAAGATACCACCGCAGAAGAGGTGAACGCGTTACTTAAAGAAGCATCACAAGGTGAACTGAAGGGCATTCTGGGTTTTGAAGAGCGTCCACTGGTGTCGATTGACTACAAAGGTGATCAACGCTCTACGATTGTAGACGCGTTATCAACCATGTTGGTGGGTAAGCGTATGGTGAAAATCTACGCTTGGTACGACAACGAGATGGGTTATGCAACCCGTACGGCTGAGTTAGTCCGTACCGTTGGCTTGGCATAA
- a CDS encoding COG3650 family protein, translated as MKALRNPAAVIILLALQACSTSTTIKDSESKSVVQASLDKPDTIKPQTFVMRGEVVLGHEVRSITPCGSNQQYWLDISDDRFHQALKLVRSPYAPLYGEVIGHLETGQADGFVADYSARFVVDSINLLSAENPKRCDQALKPTRAFGNEPFWSIDFARNAPTFQKIGEDKRQLALSGSRIESDRRRYQFEGGSLELNQHSCVDGMSDSLYGWSATLELEGNNYQGCATLSNQDATQDWTGLYQAASTKSSNFSVALKIFPDHSATTTYSYTTGEADSVESGYWQQLNKDQIQVVMTRHQQQALLSERIFTRDGYQLSASQEKVGSLIYPIADGGLTLFKAQQETQSTTSKANSNPQAIPSSAEFNPKVDNAIREYFKSDNIDPADTKYRWLEYDLNGDGNKELLVQLNWCGSGGCTLLMFENQQQQWQFNSRITLVRTPINLGLEQTNGWQDLILFVSGGGATPNQHVLKYQGDSYPLNPSSAPVANYDQISPVQLFSDGQTPHQQGVVM; from the coding sequence ATGAAGGCGCTCCGAAACCCAGCGGCTGTGATCATTTTACTCGCATTGCAAGCCTGTTCGACGTCAACGACCATCAAAGACAGCGAATCTAAATCCGTCGTGCAAGCGAGCTTAGACAAGCCTGATACCATAAAGCCTCAAACTTTTGTTATGCGTGGTGAAGTCGTGCTTGGCCATGAAGTGCGCTCTATTACCCCCTGTGGTAGTAATCAACAGTATTGGCTCGATATCTCTGACGATCGCTTCCATCAAGCGCTAAAGTTAGTTCGCTCTCCTTATGCTCCTCTTTATGGTGAAGTTATCGGCCACCTTGAAACTGGCCAAGCAGATGGTTTTGTTGCTGACTACAGTGCACGCTTCGTTGTCGACTCGATTAACCTGCTTAGTGCAGAGAACCCAAAGCGTTGCGATCAAGCGCTTAAACCGACTAGAGCTTTTGGCAATGAACCCTTCTGGTCGATTGATTTCGCCCGCAACGCGCCGACCTTTCAGAAAATCGGTGAAGATAAACGCCAGTTAGCGCTCTCAGGTAGCCGTATTGAATCTGATCGACGTCGTTATCAATTCGAAGGCGGGTCACTAGAGCTCAACCAACATAGCTGTGTTGATGGGATGAGCGATTCACTTTATGGCTGGAGTGCAACACTTGAGCTTGAAGGCAACAACTACCAAGGGTGTGCCACCCTATCTAATCAAGATGCCACTCAGGATTGGACTGGTCTCTATCAAGCGGCCTCAACCAAATCGAGCAACTTTAGCGTCGCATTAAAAATCTTTCCGGATCACTCAGCGACAACCACCTACAGCTACACAACAGGAGAAGCGGATTCCGTTGAGAGTGGCTACTGGCAGCAGCTTAACAAAGACCAGATTCAAGTAGTGATGACTCGTCATCAACAGCAAGCATTATTGTCAGAGCGAATCTTCACTCGTGATGGCTACCAACTCAGTGCTAGCCAAGAGAAGGTAGGCAGTCTTATCTATCCGATTGCCGATGGTGGATTGACTTTGTTTAAAGCTCAGCAAGAGACGCAAAGCACCACTTCGAAAGCGAATTCAAATCCGCAAGCCATCCCTTCTAGCGCCGAGTTCAACCCTAAGGTCGACAATGCCATACGTGAGTATTTTAAATCGGATAACATCGACCCCGCTGATACCAAGTACCGTTGGTTGGAGTACGATTTAAATGGTGATGGCAATAAAGAACTCTTGGTTCAACTGAACTGGTGTGGTTCTGGTGGCTGTACCTTGCTGATGTTTGAGAATCAGCAACAGCAATGGCAGTTTAACTCTCGCATTACTCTAGTAAGAACGCCGATTAACTTAGGTCTAGAGCAAACCAATGGGTGGCAAGATTTAATCCTATTTGTTAGCGGTGGGGGCGCGACACCGAACCAACACGTCTTAAAGTATCAAGGGGACAGCTATCCGCTTAACCCAAGCTCTGCGCCAGTCGCTAACTACGATCAGATTAGCCCTGTCCAGTTGTTTTCTGACGGTCAAACACCTCACCAGCAAGGCGTAGTAATGTGA
- a CDS encoding alpha/beta fold hydrolase: MNDSSFNITPSYTQESNFEQAINSNIAKLWESREEGYIKSFDKTALYWIKLSAPEHTKAIVVVNGRIECCAKYQELFYDLFRQGYDIYSYDHRGQGLSDRLIEDKQMGYVEEFDDYVKDLDKVLHHFNLDQYQKRYLLGHSMGGNIATRYLQSYDYPFDAVSLSAPMYGVDLPWHLKPIATILGQLLTAIYPKPTFAPGQVAYFPKPFEGNFLSQSDVRYHWFRDLYEQQPELKIGGASTRWVWQGLMACKQCYLMTRHLKVPLLVMQAGEDQIVSNQAQIQFIKKLARTNTQCAFKIVHGAKHELLFEKDEYRNQALDTALTFFEQY, translated from the coding sequence ATGAATGATTCAAGCTTCAACATTACTCCTTCTTATACTCAAGAGTCCAATTTTGAGCAAGCAATCAATAGTAATATTGCTAAATTATGGGAGTCTAGAGAGGAAGGCTATATAAAATCGTTCGACAAAACCGCTCTGTACTGGATTAAACTCAGCGCACCAGAACACACCAAAGCGATCGTGGTGGTCAACGGACGCATTGAGTGCTGCGCAAAGTATCAAGAGCTGTTTTACGACCTATTCCGTCAAGGTTACGATATTTATTCTTACGATCATCGCGGCCAAGGTTTGTCTGACCGCCTGATTGAAGACAAGCAGATGGGCTATGTGGAAGAGTTTGATGACTACGTCAAAGACTTAGACAAGGTGCTGCACCATTTCAATTTGGACCAATACCAAAAGCGTTATCTGTTGGGTCACTCCATGGGCGGCAATATTGCCACGCGCTACCTTCAAAGTTATGACTACCCATTTGATGCGGTTTCGCTCAGTGCGCCTATGTATGGCGTCGATCTCCCTTGGCACCTAAAACCGATTGCGACAATTTTAGGCCAGTTGTTAACGGCTATTTATCCCAAACCGACATTTGCTCCCGGCCAAGTGGCTTATTTTCCTAAACCGTTTGAAGGTAACTTTCTCAGCCAAAGTGATGTTCGCTATCATTGGTTCCGTGATCTCTATGAGCAACAACCTGAGCTCAAAATTGGCGGCGCAAGTACGCGTTGGGTATGGCAAGGGCTGATGGCCTGTAAGCAATGTTATCTAATGACTCGCCATTTAAAAGTCCCTTTATTGGTCATGCAGGCAGGCGAAGATCAAATCGTGTCTAATCAAGCGCAAATCCAATTTATCAAGAAACTTGCTCGGACCAACACTCAGTGTGCCTTTAAAATAGTACATGGCGCGAAACATGAACTGTTGTTTGAAAAAGATGAGTATCGCAACCAAGCCCTAGATACCGCCCTGACCTTTTTCGAGCAGTACTAA
- a CDS encoding Cof-type HAD-IIB family hydrolase, giving the protein MTEARKDTPFHIVASDLDGTLLAPNHQLSEFSKQTLKALHEKGFTFVFATGRHHVDVAGIREIAGIPAYMITSNGARVHDQNDQLMYSKNVPEELVQPVIDVISEDPGIFIHMYQNEDWLLDREDEMLAKFHSESGFSYKRFNAASAPNDGIAKIFFTHPDQDHDHLVTFENKLREKFGAHLNIAFSTPWCLEVMAAEVSKGHALEAVAKSLDLNLENCIAFGDGMNDAEMLEMAGKGLVMGTSHHKVKEALPNNEVIGSNEDDAVAHYLHDNLF; this is encoded by the coding sequence ATGACCGAAGCACGCAAAGATACTCCTTTTCACATTGTAGCCTCCGATCTCGATGGCACTTTACTCGCACCAAACCACCAGCTGAGCGAGTTTTCAAAACAAACCCTGAAAGCGCTGCATGAAAAAGGCTTCACCTTTGTCTTTGCGACGGGTCGTCACCATGTCGATGTTGCGGGTATCCGTGAGATCGCCGGTATTCCTGCTTACATGATTACCTCTAATGGTGCGCGTGTTCATGACCAAAATGATCAACTGATGTACAGCAAGAATGTCCCTGAAGAATTAGTCCAACCAGTGATCGATGTGATCAGCGAAGATCCAGGCATTTTTATCCACATGTATCAAAACGAAGATTGGTTACTCGATCGAGAAGATGAAATGCTCGCTAAATTCCACAGTGAATCTGGCTTTAGCTATAAACGCTTTAACGCAGCGTCAGCGCCAAATGATGGCATTGCGAAAATCTTCTTCACTCACCCAGATCAAGACCACGACCATCTTGTGACGTTCGAAAACAAACTACGTGAAAAGTTTGGTGCTCACCTCAACATTGCTTTCTCAACACCTTGGTGCCTTGAAGTCATGGCTGCTGAAGTGTCAAAAGGCCACGCGCTTGAAGCCGTCGCAAAATCTTTAGATCTGAACCTAGAGAACTGTATCGCCTTTGGTGACGGGATGAATGATGCAGAGATGCTAGAAATGGCAGGAAAAGGTTTGGTGATGGGCACCTCGCACCATAAAGTGAAAGAGGCGCTACCAAACAATGAAGTGATTGGCAGCAATGAAGATGATGCTGTGGCTCACTACCTGCACGATAATCTTTTTTAA